The following are from one region of the Paenibacillus sabinae T27 genome:
- the fmt gene encoding methionyl-tRNA formyltransferase, whose protein sequence is MKIVFMGTPAFAVPCLQMLVEEGYEVVAVVTQPDRPQGRKKTLTPSPVKAAAEALGLPVLQPERMRRPEAVAELAAYEPELIVTAAYGQILPKAVLDLPAKGCVNVHGSLLPKYRGGAPIQRSIINGESVTGVTLMYMAEGLDTGDMIAKVEVPIENDDTSGTLFEKLSLAGRDLLKAQMPRLLAGPVPAETQDDSQATYAPNLTREDERIDWTAESRAIYNQIRGLVPFSGAFTLWNGETFKVWAAANPDNTALSGILILEEGSGEAETVPGTVLAVGPAGVEVKTGDGSLLLLTVQPAGKKAMSAADFTRGAAMKPGTVLE, encoded by the coding sequence ATGAAGATTGTGTTCATGGGCACACCCGCTTTTGCGGTGCCCTGCCTTCAAATGCTTGTGGAGGAAGGCTATGAGGTAGTAGCCGTCGTTACCCAGCCGGACCGGCCCCAGGGAAGAAAGAAGACGCTGACCCCTTCACCAGTCAAAGCGGCTGCTGAAGCGCTTGGCCTACCCGTTCTTCAGCCGGAACGAATGCGCCGGCCGGAGGCGGTAGCTGAGCTTGCCGCTTATGAGCCGGAGCTGATTGTAACGGCCGCCTACGGGCAGATTCTGCCCAAGGCCGTGCTGGATTTGCCTGCCAAAGGCTGCGTGAACGTACACGGGTCGCTACTTCCGAAGTACCGGGGAGGAGCGCCGATTCAGCGCAGCATTATCAACGGAGAAAGCGTAACGGGCGTTACGCTGATGTACATGGCGGAAGGACTTGATACGGGAGACATGATCGCCAAGGTTGAGGTCCCGATTGAGAATGATGATACTTCAGGAACGCTGTTTGAGAAGCTGAGTCTCGCCGGACGGGATTTGCTGAAGGCCCAGATGCCGCGCCTGCTGGCAGGACCTGTACCGGCGGAAACGCAGGATGACAGTCAGGCAACTTATGCACCCAACTTGACCCGGGAGGATGAGCGGATCGACTGGACCGCAGAATCTCGCGCCATTTATAACCAAATCCGCGGCCTTGTCCCTTTCTCGGGCGCTTTTACCCTGTGGAACGGAGAGACGTTCAAAGTATGGGCGGCCGCCAATCCCGACAACACAGCTCTTTCCGGAATACTCATTCTGGAAGAAGGTTCCGGAGAAGCCGAGACCGTGCCGGGAACGGTGCTGGCGGTCGGCCCTGCCGGCGTTGAAGTGAAGACCGGCGATGGAAGTCTGCTGCTTCTGACCGTTCAGCCGGCCGGCAAGAAGGCAATGAGCGCGGCCGACTTCACGCGCGGCGCAGCGATGAAGCCCGGAACGGTGCTGGAATGA